In Topomyia yanbarensis strain Yona2022 chromosome 2, ASM3024719v1, whole genome shotgun sequence, one DNA window encodes the following:
- the LOC131680562 gene encoding nuclear RNA-binding protein sart-3-like, translating to MRGFDVVRKVYKKAISSVALNDPETLAAAWMRFERCNGSLEQLTACQEICTATVQAYYRTLNQQRTPKGRRSDPKKELEPKEPNKKKPLKRPIDESNSSESNEDHFKKPIVPIGPLPRKKSDSSIEENTKRIRLEAPVVIKEKDTANNSRRLLFFSNLSFDATEDQIRANFPELQFKSIELVQGSSGKSCRFGYVEFEDEQDVQKALSFDRRLLDGRPFSERFEPNKLFIKRLSFEAGNEDVRKLFEPYGKLRDVQVVYYRSGKSKGLAYVEYESEAAAKNAVLNMDQYEMNGFTLTVALSAPPPRGNPTERSGSETTVAGSSLGGGKRHAVKGDVKQKLSIMIPTALLRKATPTNPQAGTSSHGNKPKSIEDFRKLLLK from the exons ATGCGAGGATTTGATGTGGTTCGAAAGGTATATAAAAAGGCGATCAGTTCCGTTGCACTCAATGATCCGGAAACGCTGGCGGCAGCTTGGATGCGTTTTGAACGATGTAATGGCTCACTGGAGCAGTTGACCGCATGTCAAGAGATTTGCACAGCCACGGTGCAGGCTTACTACAGGACATTGAACCAGCAGCGAACCCCGAAGGGACGTCGTTCGGATCCGAAAAAAGAGTTAGAACCAAAGGAACCGAACAAGAAGAAACCTCTTAAGAGACCCATCGACGAAAGTAATTCGAGCGAAAGTAACGAAGATCACTTTAAAAAACCAATTGTTCCGATAGGGCCACTGCCTCGCAAAAAATCTGATTCCTCGATTGAGGAAAATACCAAACGGATTCGTTTGGAGGCACCAGTAGTGATCAAAGAAAAGGATACTGCCAACAACAGCAGGCGATTATTGTTTTTCAGTAATCTCAGTTTTGATGCCACGGAGGATCAGATTCGGGCCAACTTTCCGGAGTTGCAGTTTAAATCGATAGAACTAGTACAGGGTTCTAGTGGTAAGAGTTGTCGCTTCGGTTACGTTGAATTCGAAGACGAACAGGACGTTCAAAAGGCTCTCAGCTTCGATCGGCGCCTACTTGATGGCCGTCCC TTCTCGGAAAGATTCGAACCCAACAAACTGTTCATCAAGAGGCTCTCTTTCGAGGCGGGAAACGAAGACGTTCGCAAGCTGTTCGAACCGTACGGTAAGCTCCGCGATGTACAAGTTGTGTACTATCGCAGTGGCAAATCGAAAGGATTAGCTTATGTGGAGTATGAAAGTGAGGCGGCCGCCAAAAATGCTGTCCTCAATATGGATCAGTATGAAATGAACGGATTCACGTTGACTGTGGCTCTCTCTGCTCCTCCACCCAGGGGCAATCCCACGGAGAGAAGCGGATCCGAGACTACAGTTGCTGGTAGCAGCCTGGGCGGAGGAAAGAGACACGCGGTTAAAGG AGACGTCAAGCAGAAACTGTCGATCATGATTCCAACTGCCCTTTTGAGGAAGGCAACACCTACAAATCCGCAAGCCGGTACAAGTTCCCACGGCAACAAGCCAAAATCTATCGAAGATTTCCGGAAACTACTACTGAAGTAG